In Chryseobacterium lactis, a single genomic region encodes these proteins:
- a CDS encoding endonuclease III domain-containing protein: MTKKQRAELVQVELDKLYPTTPIPLDHTDPYTLMVAVALSAQTTDKKVNQVTPDLFAVAGTPQRMAKLEEFEIKELIKEIGLSNTKAKNLKRMAELLLERHNGIVPQTYEELEALPGVGHKTASVVMSQGFGFQAFPVDTHIHRLMTQWKLTSGKNVVETERDAKNLFPEEVWNKLHLQIIFYGREYSPARGKGEKDFITKMLFD, translated from the coding sequence ATGACAAAAAAGCAAAGAGCCGAGCTCGTTCAAGTAGAACTGGATAAATTGTATCCTACCACACCTATTCCTTTAGACCACACCGATCCATATACATTAATGGTTGCCGTAGCACTTTCAGCCCAGACCACAGATAAAAAAGTAAATCAGGTGACCCCTGATCTTTTTGCTGTAGCAGGAACTCCACAAAGAATGGCCAAGCTGGAAGAATTTGAAATCAAAGAACTGATCAAAGAAATAGGATTATCCAACACCAAAGCCAAGAATTTGAAAAGAATGGCAGAGCTCCTATTGGAAAGACATAACGGAATTGTTCCCCAAACCTATGAAGAACTGGAAGCATTGCCCGGAGTAGGGCACAAAACGGCTTCTGTGGTAATGAGTCAGGGATTTGGATTTCAGGCTTTTCCTGTAGATACACACATTCACCGTCTGATGACCCAATGGAAACTTACATCCGGAAAAAATGTCGTAGAAACTGAACGTGACGCGAAGAATCTTTTCCCAGAAGAAGTGTGGAATAAACTTCACCTTCAGATTATTTTCTACGGAAGAGAATATTCTCCTGCCAGAGGAAAAGGAGAAAAAGATTTTATTACTAAAATGTTGTTTGATTAA
- a CDS encoding DinB family protein, which yields MITESLRSLYNRDLNKLKTEIEAYQNEENLWKTDKNIANSAGNLCLHLVGNLNHFVGTHLGNTDYVRQRDLEFSLKDVPKAELIEKVEGTIEMIDSVLGTLSEDDLKKEYPLVVFESKMTTDYFLIHLIAHLDYHLGQINYHRRLLDC from the coding sequence ATGATCACAGAAAGCCTGAGATCTCTTTACAACAGAGATTTAAACAAACTAAAAACAGAGATAGAAGCTTATCAAAACGAAGAAAATCTTTGGAAAACAGATAAAAACATAGCCAATTCCGCCGGAAATCTATGTCTTCATCTGGTAGGAAACCTCAATCATTTTGTAGGAACACACCTCGGAAATACCGATTATGTAAGACAGCGTGACCTTGAATTCTCACTAAAGGACGTTCCAAAAGCTGAGCTTATAGAAAAAGTGGAGGGAACCATAGAAATGATCGATTCAGTTTTGGGTACGCTATCGGAAGATGATCTGAAAAAAGAATATCCTCTGGTTGTTTTTGAAAGCAAAATGACCACCGATTACTTCCTGATTCATCTGATTGCTCACCTGGATTATCATCTGGGACAGATTAACTATCACAGAAGGTTATTGGATTGTTAA
- a CDS encoding DUF885 domain-containing protein, which produces MKNIVSKSILGLGLMLALASCRKSDSPLTKVTPSNLDSIAANYYEQYLKLYPLDATSQGDTRYNDQLPINIDKDFISGEVAFYNSVQKQLDHVDYKTLSDEDKVVYDVLDYTLKDKIEAYAYHPEYIPFTQFGGLPLNFPLYGSGQGSQPFKTEKDYSDWLKRMEKFPQWMDAAAENFREGINNKVVLPKKLVIKMIPQMKAEEIITPDMEKNIFYGPIKNFPKSFTQAQKDKFSALYKDAITKKIIPAYTKMGTFLEKEYLPKGRDTDGYNSLPNGNEIYSYYVKSWTTTKKSPEEINKIGLQQVAMLRTEMEKVKQQVGFSGTLEEFITHVKTDPKAMPYKTSKDVLNGFNSILTKITPKLKTMFNVTPKTKFEIRQTEKFREASASAEYIPGTPDGKRAGIFYVPLPDPTKFNVTSGMESLFLHEAIPGHHYQVSLQQENEKLPKFMRFGWFGAYGEGWAHYCETLGPEFGLYTDPYQKMGYLSDQMLRAVRLVVDTGLHTGKMSREEAIKYFLSNISYDEGAAVAEVERYMAMPGQALGYKIGSLRIRELREKYQKELGSKFNLASFHDEVLSQGCLPLDVLNRKMELWAKKQK; this is translated from the coding sequence ATGAAAAATATTGTATCAAAAAGTATTTTAGGACTGGGATTGATGCTTGCTCTTGCTTCTTGCAGGAAGTCGGACTCTCCTCTTACCAAAGTAACCCCCAGTAATCTGGATTCTATTGCTGCTAATTATTATGAGCAGTACCTTAAATTATACCCTTTAGATGCTACTTCTCAGGGAGATACCCGATACAATGATCAACTCCCCATTAATATCGACAAAGATTTTATTTCAGGAGAAGTTGCCTTTTATAATTCGGTGCAGAAACAGCTGGATCACGTAGATTACAAAACTCTTTCTGATGAAGATAAGGTAGTATATGATGTGCTTGATTATACCTTAAAAGATAAAATAGAAGCCTATGCCTATCATCCGGAATATATTCCTTTCACGCAATTTGGAGGTCTTCCTTTAAATTTCCCATTGTATGGAAGCGGACAGGGAAGCCAGCCTTTTAAAACTGAAAAAGATTATAGTGACTGGTTGAAAAGAATGGAAAAATTCCCACAATGGATGGATGCAGCAGCAGAAAACTTCCGTGAGGGAATCAACAATAAAGTCGTTCTTCCTAAGAAACTGGTTATTAAAATGATTCCTCAAATGAAAGCTGAGGAAATCATTACACCGGATATGGAAAAGAATATCTTTTACGGGCCCATTAAAAACTTCCCGAAAAGCTTTACCCAAGCCCAAAAAGATAAATTTTCAGCACTTTATAAAGACGCTATTACCAAAAAGATCATTCCCGCTTATACCAAAATGGGAACCTTTTTAGAAAAAGAATATCTGCCAAAAGGAAGAGATACTGATGGATACAACAGCCTTCCCAATGGAAATGAAATTTACAGCTATTATGTAAAAAGCTGGACAACTACTAAGAAATCTCCGGAGGAAATCAATAAGATTGGGCTCCAGCAGGTTGCCATGCTTCGTACAGAGATGGAAAAAGTGAAGCAACAAGTAGGATTTTCAGGAACCCTGGAAGAGTTTATTACTCATGTAAAAACAGATCCGAAGGCAATGCCTTATAAAACGTCTAAGGATGTTTTGAACGGATTCAACAGTATTTTAACGAAAATCACTCCGAAACTGAAAACGATGTTCAACGTAACACCGAAAACAAAGTTTGAAATCAGGCAGACAGAGAAATTCAGAGAAGCAAGTGCCAGTGCAGAATATATTCCTGGAACTCCGGACGGAAAAAGAGCAGGAATATTTTATGTACCGCTTCCTGATCCTACCAAGTTTAATGTAACTTCAGGAATGGAGTCTCTTTTCCTTCATGAGGCTATTCCGGGGCATCATTATCAGGTTTCTCTGCAACAGGAAAATGAAAAGCTTCCTAAGTTTATGAGATTCGGATGGTTTGGAGCGTATGGTGAAGGATGGGCACATTATTGTGAAACATTAGGCCCTGAATTTGGGTTATATACAGATCCTTACCAGAAAATGGGTTATCTGAGCGACCAGATGCTGAGAGCAGTACGACTTGTGGTAGATACAGGCCTTCACACCGGAAAAATGTCCAGAGAAGAGGCTATCAAATACTTTTTAAGCAACATTTCTTATGATGAAGGAGCTGCTGTAGCAGAAGTAGAAAGATATATGGCAATGCCGGGACAGGCTTTAGGATATAAAATCGGGTCTTTAAGAATCCGTGAATTGAGAGAAAAATACCAAAAAGAACTTGGCAGCAAATTCAATCTGGCAAGCTTCCACGATGAAGTATTGAGCCAGGGATGCCTTCCATTGGATGTTCTGAACAGAAAGATGGAGCTTTGGGCAAAGAAACAGAAATAA
- a CDS encoding MotA/TolQ/ExbB proton channel family protein, producing the protein MLLTELSQILFAQIATPAVATDNLEFSFWKIMFHGGAFAKIVMATVLLLGVFSLYLFFERFFFIRRLTSKTDSNFMNNIEDFIKAGKIEAASDYCKTQNSPEGRILEKGISRLGRPVSDIVSAMEAQAQVEVANMEKNLNLLAVVPSIAPMLGLLGTVIGMIIAFFNLSHATGSFSPKTLSEGIYTALGQTAVGLAVAIPANFCYNILLTRIDRFVLKAQNMSGEFLDLINKPL; encoded by the coding sequence ATGCTGTTAACGGAACTTTCTCAGATTTTATTTGCACAAATCGCTACACCCGCAGTTGCTACAGACAATTTAGAGTTCTCATTTTGGAAGATCATGTTCCATGGAGGTGCCTTCGCTAAAATAGTGATGGCCACGGTTTTACTATTGGGAGTGTTTTCTCTGTATCTGTTTTTTGAAAGATTTTTCTTTATTAGAAGACTGACTTCAAAGACAGATTCCAATTTTATGAACAATATTGAGGACTTTATCAAAGCCGGAAAAATAGAGGCTGCTTCAGATTATTGCAAAACACAAAATTCTCCGGAAGGTAGAATTCTTGAAAAAGGAATCTCAAGATTGGGACGCCCTGTTTCGGATATTGTAAGTGCGATGGAAGCTCAGGCTCAGGTAGAAGTTGCCAATATGGAAAAGAATCTTAACCTTTTAGCGGTAGTACCAAGTATTGCCCCGATGTTAGGACTTTTAGGTACGGTTATCGGGATGATTATCGCTTTCTTCAACTTGTCTCATGCAACAGGATCTTTCTCACCAAAGACCCTTTCTGAAGGTATTTATACTGCCCTTGGACAAACGGCTGTAGGTCTTGCGGTAGCTATTCCTGCAAACTTCTGCTACAATATTCTGTTAACAAGAATTGATAGATTTGTATTGAAAGCACAAAATATGTCAGGAGAATTTTTAGATCTTATCAACAAACCTTTATAA
- a CDS encoding ExbD/TolR family protein, which yields MKIQRRNKANPEFSLAAMTDVILLMLIFFMITSSAANQSAIDVNLPKAGTTEDNIPNPLTVSIKPDGSFFVDDNPVNKGELEQIIVDKLTSQTNKSFTIRADENTLHKDVVFVMEIAEKHKFNIAIATVKDK from the coding sequence ATGAAAATTCAGAGAAGAAATAAAGCAAATCCGGAATTCAGTTTAGCAGCGATGACAGATGTTATCCTGTTGATGCTGATCTTCTTTATGATAACGTCTTCTGCCGCCAATCAGAGTGCAATAGACGTGAATCTGCCAAAGGCCGGAACTACAGAAGATAATATTCCTAATCCTCTGACAGTAAGTATCAAGCCTGACGGATCTTTTTTCGTGGATGATAACCCCGTGAATAAAGGAGAACTGGAGCAAATTATTGTAGATAAATTAACCAGTCAGACCAATAAGTCTTTTACCATCAGGGCTGACGAAAATACATTGCATAAAGATGTTGTTTTTGTGATGGAAATTGCTGAAAAACATAAATTTAACATTGCAATTGCAACGGTAAAAGATAAATAA
- a CDS encoding energy transducer TonB, which produces MRSYTANRNEENKDRVKSALLSILIWAAILLFVFLYKLKPELDKDPETVTTMLVNFGDNRNGNGVEEPAEQPGSLAAATEEVTPEPAETPVPETKTVVKPEPAPEPKKVEAKEKVITGNSKKNTVPKKEESKKAEKKEATSTSASKTNKKSGAATANAKTGNGDGKGNAAIGNLIRGRGTKAGSQGTGDGIGNAGDPLGGDGNGDSKVGIDRKLVGYIPGTMGRGGSQPSHSCTASGSITIAYTVDKAGNVVSARRSGGVSDPCVSSTSVTWVKKYVKAEKAATSSTGTYKITF; this is translated from the coding sequence ATGAGAAGCTATACAGCAAATAGAAATGAAGAAAATAAAGATAGAGTAAAAAGCGCTTTGCTTTCTATTCTTATCTGGGCTGCCATTTTGCTTTTTGTTTTTTTATATAAATTAAAACCCGAACTGGATAAGGATCCGGAAACGGTGACAACGATGCTGGTAAACTTCGGTGACAACAGAAATGGAAATGGTGTTGAAGAACCCGCAGAACAGCCGGGAAGCTTAGCTGCAGCTACTGAAGAAGTAACTCCGGAGCCTGCAGAAACCCCTGTTCCGGAAACTAAAACGGTAGTAAAACCGGAACCTGCGCCGGAACCAAAGAAAGTTGAAGCCAAGGAAAAGGTTATTACCGGAAACAGCAAGAAAAATACAGTTCCTAAAAAGGAAGAATCTAAAAAAGCTGAGAAAAAAGAAGCTACAAGTACCAGTGCTTCAAAAACCAATAAAAAATCCGGAGCCGCCACAGCAAATGCTAAAACAGGAAATGGTGACGGAAAAGGAAATGCCGCTATTGGAAATCTGATAAGAGGTAGAGGAACAAAAGCGGGAAGCCAGGGAACAGGAGACGGAATCGGGAATGCAGGAGATCCTTTAGGCGGAGATGGAAACGGAGACAGTAAAGTAGGAATAGATCGAAAATTGGTAGGCTATATTCCGGGAACCATGGGAAGAGGAGGATCACAACCATCTCACAGTTGTACAGCAAGCGGATCGATTACAATTGCTTATACGGTAGACAAAGCCGGAAATGTAGTTTCTGCAAGACGATCCGGAGGAGTTTCGGATCCTTGTGTATCATCCACATCTGTAACGTGGGTTAAGAAGTATGTGAAGGCAGAAAAAGCTGCTACATCCTCTACCGGAACTTATAAAATTACCTTCTAA
- a CDS encoding four helix bundle protein, with protein sequence MSYEKLDVYNIAFELFIETHQLSLQLPKYELYELGSQLRRSADSVVTNIVEGYGRKIYKGDFIKFLTYSQASCDETVCHLSKITRLYPQINSGFKEKSEQYKLLGGKINNFIKYVQLNWRT encoded by the coding sequence ATGAGCTACGAAAAACTTGATGTTTATAACATTGCCTTTGAGTTGTTTATAGAAACTCACCAACTTTCGCTTCAATTACCCAAATATGAACTATATGAACTGGGCAGTCAATTGAGACGTTCTGCAGATTCCGTTGTTACTAATATTGTGGAAGGCTATGGGAGAAAAATTTACAAAGGAGATTTTATCAAATTCCTGACTTATTCTCAAGCCAGCTGTGACGAAACAGTGTGTCACCTTTCAAAGATCACAAGGCTCTACCCCCAAATAAATTCAGGGTTTAAAGAAAAATCAGAACAATATAAACTCTTAGGAGGAAAAATAAATAATTTTATAAAATACGTCCAATTAAACTGGCGTACATAA
- a CDS encoding nucleoside recognition domain-containing protein, with the protein MVLSRIWSAFIIIAIAIASIKYISSSNYKTIFNDMVVGKGGDTVKITSQPIAALSPVVKDNLMKKNDFADSRIHYKTDSLKQEVQIYRVQETDGVIGTSETAVKICLGLIGIMTLFMGFMSIAEKAGGINLLSRLIQPFFSKLFPEIPKNHPAFGHMLMNFSANLLGLDNAATPFGLKAMESLQTLNPNKDTASNSQIMFLCLHAGGLTLIPVSIIAIRASAGSKNPTDIFLYCMIATFAATLAAMIIVSLYQKINLLKPAVLIYIGGVSLIIGLLVWYLTGLSKSELDIFSQVLSNALILFIFLAIVLGALYKKINVFDAFIEGAKEGFTTCVKIIPYLVGMLIAISLLRTSGVFDVVIDGMKWVANIANLDPRFVDGLPTALIKPLSGSGARGMMVDTMSTFGPDSFQGKLAAVLQGSSDTTFYVIAVYFGAVAVKNTRYTVIAMLLADLVGIITSIALAYLFFA; encoded by the coding sequence ATGGTTCTTAGCAGAATTTGGTCGGCTTTTATTATTATTGCCATTGCCATTGCCAGTATAAAATATATTTCATCAAGCAACTACAAAACCATTTTCAACGATATGGTAGTAGGAAAAGGCGGTGATACAGTGAAGATTACATCCCAGCCTATAGCAGCCCTTTCTCCTGTTGTGAAAGATAATCTGATGAAAAAAAACGATTTTGCAGACAGCAGAATCCATTATAAAACAGATTCTTTAAAACAAGAGGTACAGATTTATCGTGTTCAGGAAACTGATGGGGTTATTGGAACCTCAGAAACCGCAGTAAAAATTTGCCTTGGACTTATTGGAATCATGACTCTATTCATGGGTTTTATGAGCATCGCAGAAAAAGCAGGAGGTATCAATCTCTTAAGCCGTCTGATCCAGCCATTTTTCTCCAAATTATTTCCGGAAATCCCGAAAAACCATCCTGCATTCGGGCATATGCTGATGAATTTCAGTGCGAACCTCCTTGGTTTGGATAATGCGGCCACTCCTTTTGGTTTAAAAGCTATGGAAAGCCTCCAGACCCTAAATCCCAATAAAGATACTGCCAGCAATTCACAGATTATGTTCCTCTGTCTACATGCCGGAGGACTGACACTTATACCCGTTTCTATCATTGCAATCAGAGCTTCTGCAGGCTCAAAAAATCCTACAGATATCTTCCTATACTGTATGATCGCCACGTTTGCAGCTACTTTAGCAGCTATGATCATCGTTTCTTTATATCAGAAAATCAATTTATTAAAACCAGCCGTTCTTATTTACATAGGCGGAGTTTCATTAATTATTGGTCTTCTTGTATGGTATCTTACAGGACTTAGCAAAAGTGAACTGGATATTTTCAGCCAGGTCTTAAGTAACGCGCTTATTCTTTTTATTTTCTTAGCAATTGTACTTGGAGCTCTTTATAAAAAAATCAACGTTTTTGATGCTTTTATTGAAGGGGCAAAAGAAGGTTTCACTACCTGTGTAAAGATCATCCCTTATCTGGTGGGAATGCTCATTGCTATTTCACTATTAAGAACTTCAGGTGTTTTTGATGTGGTAATTGACGGGATGAAATGGGTAGCGAATATCGCAAACCTTGACCCTCGATTTGTTGACGGACTTCCAACAGCTTTAATCAAACCTTTATCCGGTTCAGGAGCAAGAGGAATGATGGTAGATACGATGTCTACATTTGGCCCGGACAGCTTCCAGGGTAAATTGGCAGCGGTTCTTCAGGGAAGCTCAGATACGACATTTTATGTGATTGCCGTGTATTTTGGTGCCGTAGCCGTAAAGAATACGAGATATACCGTAATTGCAATGCTTCTGGCGGATCTGGTTGGTATTATTACTTCCATTGCGTTGGCATATTTGTTTTTTGCCTAA
- a CDS encoding DUF6973 domain-containing protein, with protein MRTFKIFFNTIRSMSFKKIIRLLSLVLPHPLFAILSFHATLKAYTIAQKKFPKTASTNGIGNAFRHALWCCFIMMYCCKISSPKKALEFCKRMTDMHEELFPNQPLETKMDLHNNKIGMDFFMELLPGIHRQFFEKNFFIDELVKKMDDAKVLRNLDDNFEGHLVYLEE; from the coding sequence ATGAGGACCTTTAAGATATTTTTCAATACCATCAGGAGTATGAGTTTTAAAAAGATTATCCGTCTTTTGTCACTTGTTCTCCCCCATCCTCTTTTTGCTATATTGAGCTTTCATGCCACTTTAAAGGCGTATACTATTGCACAGAAAAAATTCCCGAAGACCGCATCCACCAATGGCATCGGAAATGCCTTCAGACATGCACTCTGGTGTTGTTTCATTATGATGTATTGCTGTAAAATCTCTTCTCCTAAAAAGGCTCTAGAATTCTGCAAAAGAATGACCGATATGCATGAGGAACTGTTTCCCAATCAGCCTTTAGAAACCAAAATGGATCTTCACAACAACAAAATCGGCATGGATTTCTTCATGGAACTCCTTCCCGGAATTCATCGCCAGTTTTTTGAGAAAAACTTTTTCATTGATGAATTGGTTAAAAAAATGGATGATGCGAAGGTTTTGAGAAATCTGGATGATAATTTTGAAGGACATCTTGTCTACCTCGAAGAGTAA
- the accD gene encoding acetyl-CoA carboxylase, carboxyltransferase subunit beta: MAFDWFKRKAKNITTSTDEKKDVPKGLWHQTPSGKVVEHDELKRNNYVSPEDGFHVRIGSAEFFDILFDGGKFTELDANVESIDILNFKDTKPYKDRLKEVKAKTKLTDSIRNAVGTVKGTEMVVSCMDFAFIGGSLGSVMGEKIRRAIDYCIEHKLPYMIICQSGGARMQEATYSLMQLAKVQAKLAQLSEAGLLYIAYLCDPTFGGITASFAMTADIIMAEPGALIGFAGPRVIRETIGRDLPEGFQTSEFLQEKGFVDFIVKRTEIQDTVAKTVNLLAVKA; this comes from the coding sequence ATGGCATTCGACTGGTTTAAAAGAAAAGCAAAAAACATTACCACCTCTACTGATGAAAAAAAGGACGTTCCCAAAGGCCTATGGCATCAGACTCCATCAGGAAAAGTTGTGGAACATGATGAACTAAAGAGGAATAATTACGTTTCTCCTGAAGATGGATTTCATGTAAGAATAGGAAGTGCGGAATTTTTTGACATCCTTTTTGACGGCGGTAAATTTACCGAACTGGATGCCAATGTTGAAAGTATCGATATCTTAAACTTCAAAGATACAAAGCCTTATAAAGACCGTTTAAAAGAAGTAAAAGCAAAAACAAAACTTACCGATTCCATCAGAAATGCGGTAGGAACTGTAAAAGGAACTGAAATGGTAGTTTCTTGTATGGACTTTGCTTTTATCGGAGGATCTTTAGGTTCCGTAATGGGAGAGAAAATCAGAAGAGCTATAGATTACTGTATTGAGCACAAACTTCCGTACATGATCATTTGTCAGTCCGGAGGAGCAAGAATGCAGGAGGCAACCTATTCTTTGATGCAGTTGGCTAAAGTACAAGCTAAGCTTGCTCAGCTTTCAGAAGCGGGACTTCTATACATCGCTTACCTTTGTGACCCTACTTTTGGAGGAATTACAGCATCTTTCGCGATGACCGCTGATATCATTATGGCTGAACCGGGAGCATTGATCGGTTTCGCAGGACCTAGAGTAATCCGTGAAACAATCGGTAGAGACTTACCGGAAGGATTCCAGACTTCAGAATTCTTACAGGAAAAAGGATTTGTAGATTTCATCGTAAAAAGAACTGAAATTCAGGATACTGTTGCAAAAACGGTTAATTTATTAGCTGTAAAGGCATAA
- the fbaA gene encoding class II fructose-bisphosphate aldolase: protein MSRIFPAGVATGQLVTDIFQYAKENKFALPAVNVIGSSNINATMETAAKLNSPVIIQFSNGGAAFNAGKGLSNDGQKSAILGAIAGAKHIHTLAEAYGATVILHTDHCAKKLLPWIDGLMDANEEFFKQTGKSLYSSHMLDLSEEPLEENIEISAKYFERMAKLQMTLEVEIGVTGGEEDGVDNSDVDNSKLYTQPEDVAYTYEKLRAISDNFTIAAAFGNVHGVYKPGNVVLTPKILDNSQKYVQEKFGTAAKPVNFVFHGGSGSTLEEIREAIDYGVIKMNIDTDLQFAYTEGVRDYMVNNIDYLRAQIGNPEGEEKPNKKFYDPRVWVRKGEDTFSSRLVKAFEDLNNVNTLK, encoded by the coding sequence ATGAGCAGAATTTTTCCGGCAGGAGTTGCCACAGGTCAGTTAGTTACTGATATTTTTCAGTATGCTAAAGAAAACAAATTTGCATTACCTGCAGTAAACGTAATTGGATCAAGCAACATAAACGCTACGATGGAAACTGCAGCGAAATTAAATTCTCCTGTAATTATCCAGTTTTCAAATGGTGGAGCTGCTTTCAATGCAGGGAAAGGATTAAGCAATGACGGACAGAAGTCTGCAATCTTAGGAGCAATTGCCGGAGCGAAGCACATTCATACTCTTGCAGAAGCTTACGGAGCAACAGTAATCTTACACACAGACCACTGTGCAAAGAAATTACTTCCTTGGATCGACGGATTAATGGATGCTAACGAAGAATTCTTCAAGCAAACAGGAAAATCTCTTTACTCTTCTCACATGTTAGACCTTTCTGAAGAGCCTTTAGAAGAAAACATCGAAATTTCTGCTAAATATTTTGAAAGAATGGCTAAACTTCAGATGACTCTTGAAGTAGAAATCGGAGTGACTGGTGGTGAAGAAGATGGTGTTGACAATTCAGATGTAGATAATTCTAAACTATATACTCAGCCTGAAGACGTAGCGTATACTTATGAAAAATTAAGAGCTATCTCTGACAACTTTACTATTGCTGCTGCTTTTGGTAACGTTCACGGAGTTTATAAGCCAGGAAACGTAGTACTTACTCCGAAAATCCTTGACAATTCTCAGAAATACGTTCAGGAGAAATTCGGAACTGCTGCTAAGCCGGTTAATTTTGTATTCCACGGTGGTTCAGGATCTACTTTAGAAGAGATCCGAGAAGCAATCGATTACGGAGTAATCAAAATGAATATCGATACTGACCTTCAGTTTGCCTATACAGAAGGCGTTAGAGACTACATGGTAAACAATATCGACTATTTAAGAGCTCAGATCGGAAACCCTGAAGGAGAAGAAAAACCAAACAAAAAATTCTATGACCCAAGAGTTTGGGTAAGAAAAGGTGAGGATACTTTCTCTTCAAGATTGGTGAAAGCATTTGAAGATTTAAATAACGTAAATACTTTAAAATAA
- a CDS encoding NAD kinase, whose product MKAAIYSQKKDLDTFLYLSKFISELESRGVKSVLYDEMAEALQFSKIFETFNSKQDLVDKEVDLFFTFGGDGTIVNSLTFIEDLEIPVVGVNTGRLGFLAFFTKEEAFKELDSILKGDVKTSRRSVIEVVSPKLEGSFPYALNDVTVSRKETTSMITVDSYINDEFLNVFWGDGVIISTPTGSTAYSLSCGGPIISPNNENFVITPIAPHNLNVRPLVVNDKVEIKFRVESRVPQYSLSLDSRLIHIETDKEIIIKKAAFQLLLVQPNNLSFYETIRQKLLWGKDKRN is encoded by the coding sequence ATGAAGGCAGCCATATATTCTCAGAAAAAAGATCTTGATACTTTTTTATATTTAAGCAAGTTTATCTCTGAGCTTGAAAGCAGAGGCGTAAAATCTGTTTTGTATGATGAAATGGCTGAAGCACTTCAGTTTTCAAAGATTTTCGAAACCTTTAACAGTAAGCAGGATCTTGTGGATAAAGAAGTGGATTTGTTTTTCACTTTTGGGGGCGACGGAACCATTGTAAATTCTCTAACCTTTATTGAAGATCTTGAAATTCCTGTAGTAGGTGTAAACACCGGTAGACTAGGATTCCTGGCCTTTTTCACCAAAGAAGAAGCTTTCAAGGAACTGGATTCAATATTAAAAGGAGATGTAAAAACAAGCCGCCGTTCAGTCATAGAAGTTGTCTCTCCAAAACTGGAAGGGTCTTTTCCTTATGCATTGAATGATGTTACGGTTTCCAGAAAAGAAACCACATCAATGATCACTGTTGATTCTTACATCAATGATGAATTTTTAAATGTATTCTGGGGAGATGGAGTAATTATCTCTACACCAACCGGATCTACAGCCTACTCTTTAAGCTGTGGCGGACCTATCATCTCACCTAATAACGAAAACTTCGTCATCACTCCAATCGCTCCGCATAATCTGAATGTGAGGCCGCTGGTTGTGAATGACAAAGTAGAAATAAAATTCCGTGTAGAAAGCCGGGTACCACAATACTCCCTTTCATTAGATTCAAGATTGATACACATCGAAACAGACAAGGAAATCATTATCAAAAAGGCTGCTTTCCAGCTTCTTCTGGTACAGCCTAATAATTTAAGTTTCTACGAAACCATCCGTCAGAAGCTGCTTTGGGGTAAAGACAAAAGAAATTAG